From a region of the Kwoniella mangroviensis CBS 8507 chromosome 1 map unlocalized Ctg01, whole genome shotgun sequence genome:
- a CDS encoding serine/threonine-protein kinase SSN3 produces MAAAMASGSAMLDPMHYYRAKRDRERRTVLKTYKILGFISSGTYGRVYKAVLLPSPSSSSNIKSSSTNKSTLPSSARAALSIPKDKLLSPTTSTSSNSNTPILDPLNNPELCMRPGDLPAKEGDVFAIKKFKPDKEGDVLTYAGISQSGAREIMLNRELNHRNLTALREVILEDKAIYMVFEYAEHDFLQIIHHHSQTTRSPIPSPTLRRLLHQLLCGVHFLHSNFVLHRDLKPANILVNSAGVVKIGDLGLARLWHKPLAQGGLFGGDKVVVTIWYRAPELILGAKHYTAAVDLWAIGCIYAELLALRPIFKGDEAKMDGKKQLPFQRDQMGKICEVLGPVKADQWPGIVHMPEYKTYLSSGPYPNPNPLPTWYQHRSSSSQGYDLLTRLFEWDPARRLTAREALAHPWFQEEGGVAAKSVFEGSTITYPTRRVTHEDNGDAKMGSLPPSMAQPRLPSSSNFRPASASLTAQQPVRKKIRM; encoded by the exons ATGGCTGCAGCTATGGCCTCGGGCTCAGCTATGCTCGATCCCATGCACTACTATCGTGCaaagagagacagagagCGGCGGAC TGTGCTGAAGACGTATAAGATATTAGgattcatctcatcag GTACATATGGAAGAGTATACAAGGCGGTTTTAttaccttccccttcctcatcgtccaaTATCAAATCCAGCAGTACCAACAAATCAACATTACCTTCATCTGCCCGAGCGGCATTGTCCATACCCAAAGACAAATTACTTTCACCTACtacatcgacatcttccaattccaatacaCCGATACTAGATCCCCTGAATAATCCAGAATTATGTATGAGACCTGGCGATTTACCTGCGAAGGAGGGGGATGTGTTCGCGATCAAAAAGTTCAAACCTGATAAAGAGGGCGATGTTTTGACGTATGCGGGTATAAGTCAATCTGGTGCGAGAGAAATTATG CTGAATAGAGAGCTCAATCATCGTAACCTGACCGCACTAAGGGAAGTCATATTAGAAGATAAAGCTATTTATATGGTATTCGAATATGCTGAGCATGATTTCCTG CAAATAAtccatcaccattctcaGACCACCCGAAGTCCGATCCCATCCCCAACTCTCCGTCGCTTACTACACCAACTCCTATGCGGTGTTCATTTCCTCCATTCAAATTTCGTCTTGCATCGTGATCTGAAACCTGCCAATATCCTAGTGAACTCTGCTGGCGTCGTAAAGATTGGTGATCTCGGTTTGGCCAGATTATGGCATAAGCCTCTAGCTCAAGGCGGTTTATTTGGAGGTGATAAGGTCGTGGTGACGATCTGGTATAGAGCGCCAGAGTTGATTCTGGGTGCTAAGCATTACACGGCCGCCGTTG ATCTATGGGCAATCGGATGTATCTACGCGGAATTACTTGCCCTTCGACCGATATTTAAAGGTGATGAAGCGAAAATGGACGGTAAGAAGCAGTTGCCATTCCAGAGAGATCAGATGGGCAAGATCTGTGAGGTACTAGGTCCGGTCAAAG CCGACCAATGGCCAGGTATTGTGCATATGCCAGAATATAAAACGTATCTGTCATCTGGACC CTAtcctaatcccaatccccTTCCGACTTGGtatcaacatcgatcatcgtcttcccaAGGGTACGACCTGCTCACAAGATTGTTCGAGTGGGATCCAGCGAGAAGGTTAACGGCCAGAGAGGCATTAGCCCATCCTTGGTTtcaggaagaaggtggtgtagctgCAAA AAGCGTCTTTGAAGGAAGTACAATTACGTATCCAACTCGAAGAGTCACACATGAAGATAATGGTGATGCTAAGATGGGATC TCTACCCCCTTCTATGGCCCAACCTCGATTACCGTCCAGTAGCAATTTCCGACCTGCCAGTGCGAGTTTGACTGCTCAACAACCTGTGAGGAAGAAAATTAGAATGTag